The genomic region GGCAGTAgctctagttttgattttgttttatatttgCAAAAATGGCCGAAAGAAAAAGAGCCACCCTGTCACTAGGAATGTGACTGGTGGTTCTCCGGCTCCTCCTCATCCGCCACCTTTACAAAGGAACCATGATGTCGAAAAGGGAGACATTAAACTCAAGAACAACACAACAATGAGACAATCTGCAACAGTTGCCACGGCGGCTGTGACCACTAATGCTTACAGCggaggaggtggtggtggtgatggagGTGGAATGAGTGGTGGTGGATATGGGGGCGGAGGAGGTGGTGGTGAAGGAGGGACGAGTGGTGGGGGATGTGGCGGCGGAggtggaggtggtggtggtgaaGGAGGAA from Capsicum annuum cultivar UCD-10X-F1 unplaced genomic scaffold, UCD10Xv1.1 ctg50236, whole genome shotgun sequence harbors:
- the LOC124892741 gene encoding keratin, type II cytoskeletal 1-like, whose amino-acid sequence is MKAYAVALISCGSVAVALVLILFYICKNGRKKKSHPVTRNVTGGSPAPPHPPPLQRNHDVEKGDIKLKNNTTMRQSATVATAAVTTNAYSGGGGGGDGGGMSGGGYGGGGGGGEGGTSGGGCGGGGGGGGGEGGTSGGECGGCNGGGFGGC